TTCATTTTTGGTGGTAAAGCTGCACCAGGCTACTACATGGCTAAGCTGATCATTAAATTGATTAACTCCGTAGCCGAGGCTGTTAACGCTGATCCTTGGGTGCGCGATCGCATAAAAGTTGTCTTTTTACCAGACTACAATGTGACTTTGGGTCAAAGAGTATACCCGGCTGCTGATTTATCAGAGCAAATTTCTACTGCTGGCTTAGAAGCTTCTGGTACTGGTAACATGAAGTTTTCTATGAATGGGGCCTTAACTATTGGTACTCTTGATGGTGCCAATATCGAAATTCGTGAAGAAGTAGGAGAAGAAAATTTCTTCTTATTTGGACTACGAACTGAAGAAGTATACGCGCTCAAAGCCCAAGGCTACAATCCTTGGAATTACTATAATTCCAACCGCCAACTCAAAGAAGTAATAGACTTAATAGCTTCAGGAATGTTCTCTGGTGGCGATACGGGTTTATTTCGTCCCCTGCTCGACTCTTTACTCTACCAAGATCCATTTATGCTACTTGCTGACTACCAATCTTACATCGATTGTCAGGAGCAGGTCAGTCAAGCTTATTGCAACCAAGACAATTGGACTCGGATGTCAATTTTGAATGTAGCACGGATCGGCAAATTTTCCTCAGATCGTTCCATTCAGGAGTATTGCCAGGACATTTGGCAAACACAACCATTGACCATTGAATTAGAAGAGTATGTTCAGTCTAAAGCTGGTTTAAAGGTTTGACGCACAAAGGCAGCTATACTGAAGGCAGAAGGTTTAATAAAAATTTATACAAAATCAAACAAAAGTGCTTTCTCACACTTTACGCCAGCAAAGACAACAAAAATACCATCTACTGTAGTACTTTGAAATGTGATGTAGTTAAAATCCATTGTCATGCTTGAACCAGCAGAAACTGTAAAAATATTTCAAAAACAACCAACAATCAAGAAATTTGCCAGTGGTCAAACTATCTTTACAGATGGTGAAGTTGGGGATTGCATGTATGGCATTTTGACTGGAGAAGTAGAGTTATACGTCGAGGGCAAAGTGGTGGAAACTATTCATGCGGGAGATGTATTTGGTATGGGAGCATTAGTTGTGCCAGAACAAACCAGAGCATCGACAGCAATTGCGAAAACAGACTCCGAATTAGCTATCCTAGACCGGAGCGGTTTCCTGTTCGCCGTGCAAGAAACACCCATGTTTGCACTACTTGTAATGCGAAGTTACTCAGAGCGTTTGCGTACTCTCAAGCGTTCTATTTGATACTTTTTCCGAGCCATTCAGTTATCAGCAATCAGTGAACAACTAAACCTGATAACTGGTAACTGATAACTGGTAACTGAAACTTATGCAACCACTAACTCGCCATACAAAAGTCGTTGCTACCATTGGCCCAGCCAGCAATTCACGGGAAGTGCTGACAAAAATGATTCAAGCTGGAATGAATGTGGCTCGCTTGAATTTTTCTCACGGCAGCTACGATGACCACGCTAAAACAATAAAATTATTGCGATCGCTCGAAAAAGAACTAGATATTCCGGTAACTCTGCTGCAAGACTTGCAAGGTCCAAAAATTCGAGTTGGTCAATTACCCGAGGGTGCGATAGCTTTAATAGAAGGAGAATTAATCACCCTAGTACCAGTAACTAACTTCTCAAATCAACCTGATACAATTCCGATTGACTATCCTCTGCTTGCAGAAGATGCCCAACCAGGCAATCAAGTTCTTTTGGATGATGGTCTATTAGAACTAAAGGTAGAACAGATCAAGGTAGATGCTGTCCGATGTCGAATTACTCGGGGCGGTGTTCTCAAAAGTCGTAAAGGAGTAAATTTTCCCCATCTCAATTTACAGTTGCCTTCTCTAACAGAAAAAGACTTACAAGATTTAGATTTTGGTCTATCTCAGGGAGTTGATTACATCTGTTTAAGTTTTGTGCGTCGCCCTGAAGATATGCACACCTTAAAAGAATTACTGGCACAAAAAGGAGCAGCTAATAAACCTGTTATTGCCAAGCTCGAAAAACCCCAAGCTATCCATAACTTAGAAGCAATTATAAAAGAGTGCGATGCAGTAATGGTGGCTCGTGGTGACTTGGGTGTAGAAATGAGTCCAGAGAAAGTCCCACTCATCCAAAAACGGATCATTCGACTGTGCAACCGCAAAGGCATTCCGGTAATTACTGCCACGCAAATGCTAGAAAGTATGACTCATAACCCCCGTCCAACTCGTGCCGAAGCCAGTGATGTGGCTAACGCCATCATTGATGGTACTGATGCAGTCATGCTCTCAGGAGAATCAGCCGTTGGTGAGTTTCCTGTGCAAGCCATAGAAATGCTTGTGCGTATTGCTACCGATATCGAACCAGATTTAGAGTTCCTCAACAATCCGCCAGCAAAAACTGATGAAACCCATGCTTTAAGTGAGGCTCTCAACACCATTGTCAATGTCATGCCCCTACGCTGCATTGCTACGTTCACTAGCACTGGCTATACAGCCCAACTAGCTGCTGGCGAACGCCCAAAAGTACCCATTGTTGCCCTCACACCCAATTCCACAACTTACCACCGCTTGAACTTAGTTTGGGGAATTCGACCAGTTCTCTTAGAAAATGAAGTTGAAACGTTTGAGGAATTGACTACACAAGTCCAGACAATTCTGCTACAGCGTAGTTGGGTTACCCCAGGCGACAAAATCTTGATTTTGGGAGGTGTTCCAACTATGCGTCCCCGGGGGACGAATTTCTTGAAGATTCACACGATTACCGAGGTGTAAGGGTGTGAGAAGTATGAGGAGAGTGAGAAGTATGAGAAGAAAAGGCATTATATATCTTCTTTAGTCCCCCACTCCCCCCATCTCCCCACTGCCCCTAATCCCCACTCCCTTGGGGGAGTAGGGATCGGTGAGTTCCCCACCTCCCTATCAGCAGGAATACAAAAACATGAATCAGAATCAGCATACTTTATTGATGCTTATCTATATCGGTTGTCGCGATGGGCCAATCCCATTCGCGCAGCTCAGCGTTTCTTAGACACAATGCCTAGTTAGTAGTTGAATTTCATTAAATTCAGGAGATTACTAATGGCACATCTTACTGTATTAGAATTCCCCACAGCCGATGGTGCAGAGAGACTAGAAAGTAAACTGTCTGAACTACAGCAACAGCATTTGCTAGATATCCAAGACGCGGCAATTGTTTCTTGGCCAAAAGGTGCAAAAAAGCCTAAAACCCGCCAGCTACATAACTTGTCTGGATTAGGTGCGCTAGATGGTGCTTTCTGGGGGCTGCTGTTTGGTATCCTTTTCTTTATCCCGATTCTCGGGATGGCAATTGGTGCGGCAATTGGTGCTTTGACAGCCTCTTTTGCAGATGTTGGTATTGATGATAGCTTCATTAAGAAAGTCCGTGATGAAGTTACGGAAGGAACTTCAGCACTGTTCTTACTCACTTCCAATGAGGTAGTTGACCGAATTGCCGAAGCTCTCAAAAACGAGGATTTCAAGATTATTGCTACTAACCTGCCCAAAGAGCGAGAAGACAAACTTAAAGAAGCCTTTGCTCATTCATAATCACCGAAAGTTGGTAGGAAGCCCATCTCCTTGAAGGGTGGAAGGCTAGTGGTTTGTCACATTAATTTTTGATAGGCTGCCAGATCCCCGACTTTTTGAAAAAGTCGGGGATCTGGCCCCTCGCAACTCTTTAAAATTTACGCAGGGTAAATCCGCAGACGCCGATTTGGTTCTTCTCCAAAGCTATGGGACTTTAAGCGGTAGTGTTCTACCAACTCATGCTGCATTTTCCGCACTTGAGGAGAACGGGGTAATAATTCCACTGGTTGTCCTTTGGGAATGACGATATTTTCGACTGCTAATCTAGCTTCTTCTAGGGCGTCAATTTCGTCGTCACTGGCGCTGTGGAGAAATAATTGCAGTTCGCGATCATCAGTCACCTCCGGATCATCGATGTTGAGTAATCGCCGTAAGCCACGGGTTATTTGCGGTATGGTACTAGATTTAATCATATGAATTGGCACTTGCCGGGCTTTAGCCATTTGCCGTAATTTGGCGTGGTTTTTAACGTGCGATCGCAGTGCCAAAATCGCATCAGCACTATCGATGTCTTTTGTCAAGACCACTGGTAAACTCAACACCTCTACTACTTGTTCTAATTGACCACGGCTCACACCATAGGGATAAATGTGTAGCGGCAAATCTTCACCATTAGGCCCTGCCAGTTTGCTATCAGCTTCATCAAAGTCACCAAAGTAATTAAAAGATTCATCCAGTAACCGATCAAATTCATTGTGTCTACTCAGCTTTGCTGGTTCTGTGCTAACTGGTGGTAATGCTTGCATTTGCCCAGATGATCGCCAGCCATTTGACTGTCGTGCTGGTACAAATGACTCTTCTTTGGCGAGAGTTTGGGAGCGACCGTTCAAAGGTGTTAACTGGCGTGTAATCTTGACTTTGCCACTTTCATCAACGGTTCTCACCTGTGGACTAGGCTGATGCCCTCTGAGCAGACTATCTACCGTATCAGCCACACTTTCATGGACTACCCAACGTTGCCTTTCCAGCATTTCTACGGCAATCTCGAAAGTGGGAGGCGCTTTGCGTTCCAACACAGTTTTTTGACTGCCTCTGCGTCTGGCTTCATCATCTCCTAATGTCACAGCTTGGATACCACCAACCAAATCCGAAAGGGTGGGGTTTTTGATTAAGTTTTCAATTTGGTTTCCGTGGGCAGTACCTACTAACTGTACACCCCGCTCGGCAATGGTGCGAGCTGCTAAGGCTTCCAGTGCAGTGCCAATTTCATCAATGACGATCACTTCTGGCATATGGTTTTCCACAGCCTCAATCATCACTTGATGTTGTAATTCCGGATGAGCAACTTGCATCCGCCTGGCTTTACCAATTGCTGGATGGGGAACATCGCCATCACCAGCTATTTCATTAGAAGTATCAATAATCACCACGCGTTTGTTCAACTCATCCGCCAAAACACGAGCAATTTCCCGTAAGGCAGTGGTTTTACCTACACCCGGGCGTCCCAGCATCAGAATCGATTTACCTGTTTCCACTAAATCGCGAATCATACCGATGGTTCCAAACACCGCTCGACCGACACGGCAAGTTAAGCCAATAATCTTACCGTTGCGATTCCGGATGGCACTGATTCTGTGCAAAGTTTGCTCTATTCCTGCTCGATTATCTCCGCCAAAGTTCCCCACTCGCTGGATGCAATCATCAATGACATTCTGAGTGACGGGTATTTCACTCAGATACTCGGCTTGATGAGGAAAGCGGGCCTCTGGGCGACGGCCCAGATCTAAAACCACTTCCACTAAACTATCTCGTTGGGGATGCTTCTCTAATATTTGCCGCAGGTCTTGGGGCAAAATATCTAACAATTTTTGGAGATCGTCTGTAATCGTCATGCTTATTATGGTGACGTTTTTAGAGATAGCGAATGTGCTTGTATGGACACGAGACTTTACCCCGTAACCCCTACTGCTGTGACTTGAGCTGGGAAACAAGAGAATGGGCAAGTCCAACAGCTTGCCAGAGCAATTCTGGTTCATCTTCTAGGCGGACAGTTGTTTTGACACTGGTGTCATTCACCTCCCTTGCTTCTAACTCTTCTAGAATTGGTGACAGCAATACACGGGCGTAGCTGCCATAGGCGACTCCGGAAATAGGTGGGGAGGGGGGAGACATGGGAGACACGGGAGAAATTCTTCCTTGTCCTCCTTGTCCTCCTTGTCCCCCATTCCTCAACAATCCCATCGCCTTTAACTTGGCAACGGTGTGACTGTTAGTGCCGCCTGCTAACTGCACGTATCCCGGTAGGTTTGCTGCCAAGACTTTTTGCCCTAATTTGACTGCGGCTGTGGTGGTGCCATCACCAATATCACCACTCATCGGCCTTCCGTCAGTTTGCCAAATCAAGGTTATTTTATGGGTTGCGATCGCATCATACAGGGTATGTAAGTAATCAATCATACCCTCTCCATCTGGACAACTAATCGCTACTAACTGCAATTGCTCAACCCAGGGTGAAATTGCTTGCCACAATCGCTGAAATTCTGTCAAACGTCCTATTTGTGTATGAATTTCTATGGCATCCACCCCAGTTGATAATATTAACGGTGCGATCGCCTCCGGTTTAATCACGTAAGAACTTGTATAAATTTTTTCATACGGGCATATAGGAATGCAACGACCACAACCGTAGCACTTTTGGGATATAACTCCTGAAAACAGCTCTGGTTTATTGCTAAACTTTATTGCCTGTGCTGGACAAATTTTTTCACATGGTCTGTGGCAGTTGGAAGGACACTCTGTAGAATTAAATTTTGCTTTGCGAAAATGCGGATCTTCGCCATCGTTGAGACTAACCATCAAAAACGGCAACTTACCTTTTTTGCCAAAGCCTCGCGCTTGTGCATCCTGGGCAAGTTCAACTGCAACTTGTATGGCCTCTCGAACTGCGGCAATTACAGCTAGATCGGCAGCCACATCTATACAGTCAGCACCGGCCAGTGTATAGGCCAATGTTAAACTTCTGACCGCAGGCAGGTGTTGAAAGCTGGCTCCGCAAATGAGCTTGAACCAGTGACCTTCTTTGAGAGATTGTAAAGGGTTGAGGTGATCAGTCACATTATCTATTATGCTATGTGACAGAAAAATGTTGTAGGCATTTGCCTAATTTAATTCGGTTTGTTTGAGAGGAATTTCAACGATAAATTCCGCTCCTGTGCCGGGCGGTGAGACACAAGTGAGTTTTCCTTGATGTTTCTGCACGATAATCTGGTAACTAATCGCCAATCCTAGTCCACTACCTTTGCCTGGTGGCTTTGTAGTGAAAAATGGATCAAATATTCGCGAAAGCACGGATTCACACACACCAGGGCCATTGTCAGCAATACAAATCTTTACAGTATCTGGGGTTGTTAGCATCGTGCGAATGTGAATGCTAGGTAATTGGTAATTGGTAATTGGTAATCGGTAATTGCTATTTTGTTGCTCATAATGCTCTTCTAAAGCATCAATCGCATTATTTAATAGATGCATAAACACTTGATTGAGTTCACTGACGTAACAAGTCACCAAAGGTAAATTACCATACTCCTTTACTACTTCAATTGCGGGGCGATTTGTGGTTTCTTTGAGTCGATGTTGCAACATCACCAAAGTACTATCTATACCTTCATGAACATCTACTCGCTTCATTTGCGCTTCATCAAGTCGAGAGAAATTTTGTAGCGCCTCAACAATGGAACGGATGCGTTCTGCTCCTCTAAACATTGCACCCATGAGATTCTGTTGATCATTGATCAAAAAATTCAAGTCTATTTGCTTAACTATTTCTTGAATTCTTGGTGTGGGATTTGGATATTCCTGCTGATAGGCTTCAATGAGATTTACCAAGTCTAATACGTATTGACCAGCATATTCGAGATTACCATAAATAAAACTGATAGGGTTATTAACTTCATGAGCTATGCCTGCTACTAACTGTCCTAAAGCTGCCATTTTTTCTCGTTGAATCATTTGAACTTGAGAAGCTTTCAAGTCATCAAGAGCTTTTTGCAGTAGGGTATTTTTTTCTTGCAATTTATTTTGTAATAAGCATAAATTAAGTTGATTTTCTATTCGCAATACAACTTCTACCCCATGAAAAGGTTTAGTAATATAATCTACACCACCAACATCAAAGGCTTGAACTTTGTCTAAAACATCATCGAGAGCGCTAATGAAAATAACTGGAATTGAGCGAGTTTGGTCATTAGCTTTTAATTGTCTACAAACTTCATAGCCATCCATTTCTGGCATATTAATATCTAATAAAATCACATCTGGTAAAACCATTTGACAAGCAGTAAGTGCCATTTTGCCACTCAAGGCTTTACGCACTTCATAGCCTTGTGAAGTCAGCATTGCTGACAAAAGACGCAAATTATCAGGAGTATCATCAACTACCAAAATATTTGCTTTGTAATCTCTTTCTGGAATCAAATGCATTGTGGGAGTGTAAATAATTAAATAGGCACAAAGTAAGGCTAGGTGCAAGATATGATAATATGTTTCCTACGTTTTAGTGTACGCAGTTATGAGGTCTACTTATAAATTTAGTTTAAAAAAATATATCTTGATAACAAAAATAATTAATTTATATCGATTACCAATTATTTACTACCTATTACCCAATTCAGTGCATAAAATTTTTGACTCATCAGAATTTTCTGCCAAGAAACAGCTACAAGAAAAAAAAATATAAGTATAGTAATTATCACGCCCCTGTTGTTTAGCCTGATAAAGTGCTTTATCAGTAGTAGCAATTAGGTTACTAGGTGAATATTGATGATTTGGTACACAAACAGTCATACCAATACTTAAAGTTAGATATTCACTTACAACAGACATAGTATGGGCTATTTTCAATTCTTGTAACTGCAATTGAATATTTTCAGCTACCTGTACCGATCCCAAAAAATTTGTGTTAGGCAAAACTACGGCAAATTCTTCTCCTCCATATCTTGCCACTAAATCTGCTGGACGCCTAGCAGCATTTTTAATTACTTTAGCTACTCGTTTTAAGGTAGCATCACCAGCTATATGTCCATAGGTATCATTGTATGCCTTAAAATAGTCGATGTCGCATAACATCAATGCTAGAGGGATTTGCTCTCGTGCTGAACGTTGCCATTCTCGTTGTAAGTAATCATCTAGGTAACGACGGTTAGCAACTTCTGTTAAACTGTCAAGCAAAGCTAACTCTTGTAATTTTTCATTCACTTCTTGCAAAGCGATTTCTGCCTGAGTGCGTTTTTCAATTTCTAATTGCAGTAGTGAATTTTGCTTTAAAAGTTTTTGGTTTATTTCTTGAAGTTGCAGTTGTAAGCGCTGAATTGTTAGTTGATTTTGTACACGCACTACTACTTCTTCAATCTGGAATGGTTTAGTAATGTAGTCTGCGCCGCCCATTTTAATACCTTTAACTTTATCGGTAACATCATCTAAGACACTGATAAAAATTATAGGAATGCTACAGGTTTGCGAGTTAGCTTTTAAGCGTTGACAAACCTCGTAACCGTTGATATCGGGCATGTTAATATCTAGTAAAATTAAATCAGGTGCTAATGTTTGACAGGCAATTAAAGCCATTTGTCCATTTAAAGCTTTACGAACCTGATAACCCTCTTCCATAAGAATAGTAGATAACACGCGCAGATTATCTAGCTGATCGTCAACGATGAGAATGTTGCCTTTAGTGGCAGATACTGACTCTTGACTCATGATTATTTCTTCAAGGAGGTTTGGTATTTACCATTGAGGTGCAGCAGCAATTAAATTCAGAACTGATTCTAAGTCTATAGCAGTAGAAAATAAATGCCCTTGAGCGAAATCACATTTTAATTTTTGGCGTTGCATAATAGCGGTATGAATTGAGGTCAATTAATCATGGAATGTCCACGCTGTGGATCTTGTCATAACCGTAAGAATGGAAAGAAAAGAGGTAAACAGAATCACATTTGCTGTGATTGTGGTCGTCAATTCATTGATGTCTATAAACCACCCAGGGGCTACTCGGATGAAATCAAACAAGAATGCCTAAAAATGTACGTCAATGGTATGGGATTTCGTGGAATTGAAAGGGTGAAAAACGTTCATCATACTACCATTATTCATTGGGTTAAACGAGTGGGTACACAATTGGCGGATACACCAAATTCAAAGGAAATTCCGCAGGTGGGAGAACTAGATGAATTAGAAACATTTATTGGTTCAAAAAAAATAAAATCTGGTTGTGGACGGCGGTAAATCACTTTACTCAAGGTATTCTTGCTTGGGTTTTAGGTGATCGTAGTTCGACTACTTTCCAACAGTTATGGAACATTGTCCAGTGTTGGCAGAGTTATTTTTACGTCACAGATGGATACCCTGTTTACCCTTGTTTTGTTCCTGATGGTGACCAAATTGTGAGTAAGACCTACATGACACGAGTCGAAAATGAAAACACAAGGCTTAGACATTATTTGGCTCGTCTTCATCGTAAAACTTTATGTTATTCCAAAACCGAGGAAATGCTGAGATACTCTGTTCGATTGTTATTGCACTACCTCAAATATCGTTCTGTTCCCTTACCTGCCTAAAACATACCTTTATTCAGCAACGCCTAATTTTTTTAGTTGAGCTAATTGATATTGGGTTTCAATACCTTCAGCTATCACTGTCATTTCCATTGAATGAGCAATGCCAATCATTGCTGGGACTAACCCCAAATTTTGTTGATTTTCCTGTATAATTTGAACAAAAGATTTATCAATTTTGAGAGAATTTACAGGAAAATTATGTAGATAACTCTTGAGAAATAAAACTCGGTTCGGTAGACCAGTCAGAGAATGGTGAAGCACTATTTCTAACAATTTATTCAGTAAATGCTGGCGTTGATTCATTTCTTGCTGAAGTTTATGCAGAGTCTTTTTAAGTTCCCAAGTGCGTTTTTGTACCCTGTTTTTTAGTTCGGTGTTGAGTTTTTATATTTCTAACCGCGCTGTTCTCAATACTAGTTGGTTTTCTACACGCACTAAAACTTCTTCAAATTCAAAAGGTTTTGTAATATAATCAACTCCACCTACCTGAAAAGCTTTCATCTTATCGAAAACATCATCTAAGGCACTAATAAAAATTACAGGAATATCTGCTATTTGTTGACAAGCTTTCAAACGCCGACAGATTTCATAACCATCAACTTCCGGCATCATGATGTCAAGTAAAATCAAATCCGGTGATAAAGTTTGGCAAGCAGTAAGTGCCATTTGCCAGTTTAAAGCCTTACGAACACTGTATCCTTCTTTAGTGAGGAGCCAAGATAAAATCCACAAGTTGTCTGGCGTGTCATCTATGATGAAAATATCTTTTTTACCGGATTGTAACCGTTCGTAATTCATCCTGCACTTGCTCTGTGATCGCAACCTTTATTTTATGATTTAACTACACTGTAAATACGTAGACATTCTTCGCATATCTTTTCGTAATGAGTGAGTTAGTGCTGGAAATCACCCGAATGCACTGATTATTGTTGATTTTTATCTTACCTCTCAATAAAGCTTAGTTATAAAACTTCAGTTTACTTAGATTATACGTATTAGTGTTTGGGCATATTTTGTAGAGAAAAGGTAAAAATCATTCACTTTTTTTAATATTCATATTTAAAAAGATATATCTTGCATGATTCTCAATTAGCACAATATTCCGGTCTGAGTATAAATTCTTTAGCTAATAGCATCAATCCGTTGAAACGGACTCAAATATTGTTTGAATCAGATTTGTCTGACTTTAGTTCTTATATCAAGTTCGGTTAATCACTTAGAATAAAAAATCCCACCCCCATTCCCTCTCCTTGCTAAGAACAGGGGTGCCGAAGGCGGGGTGAGGTAAAAGGGAATTGTAAGTAATCATGCGAACTTGATATTAGCTAAGAAATTTGTTTCTT
Above is a genomic segment from Fischerella sp. JS2 containing:
- a CDS encoding diguanylate cyclase domain-containing protein, with protein sequence MSQESVSATKGNILIVDDQLDNLRVLSTILMEEGYQVRKALNGQMALIACQTLAPDLILLDINMPDINGYEVCQRLKANSQTCSIPIIFISVLDDVTDKVKGIKMGGADYITKPFQIEEVVVRVQNQLTIQRLQLQLQEINQKLLKQNSLLQLEIEKRTQAEIALQEVNEKLQELALLDSLTEVANRRYLDDYLQREWQRSAREQIPLALMLCDIDYFKAYNDTYGHIAGDATLKRVAKVIKNAARRPADLVARYGGEEFAVVLPNTNFLGSVQVAENIQLQLQELKIAHTMSVVSEYLTLSIGMTVCVPNHQYSPSNLIATTDKALYQAKQQGRDNYYTYIFFSCSCFLAENSDESKILCTELGNR
- the ldpA gene encoding circadian clock protein LdpA: MTDHLNPLQSLKEGHWFKLICGASFQHLPAVRSLTLAYTLAGADCIDVAADLAVIAAVREAIQVAVELAQDAQARGFGKKGKLPFLMVSLNDGEDPHFRKAKFNSTECPSNCHRPCEKICPAQAIKFSNKPELFSGVISQKCYGCGRCIPICPYEKIYTSSYVIKPEAIAPLILSTGVDAIEIHTQIGRLTEFQRLWQAISPWVEQLQLVAISCPDGEGMIDYLHTLYDAIATHKITLIWQTDGRPMSGDIGDGTTTAAVKLGQKVLAANLPGYVQLAGGTNSHTVAKLKAMGLLRNGGQGGQGGQGRISPVSPMSPPSPPISGVAYGSYARVLLSPILEELEAREVNDTSVKTTVRLEDEPELLWQAVGLAHSLVSQLKSQQ
- a CDS encoding R3H domain-containing nucleic acid-binding protein, which encodes MTITDDLQKLLDILPQDLRQILEKHPQRDSLVEVVLDLGRRPEARFPHQAEYLSEIPVTQNVIDDCIQRVGNFGGDNRAGIEQTLHRISAIRNRNGKIIGLTCRVGRAVFGTIGMIRDLVETGKSILMLGRPGVGKTTALREIARVLADELNKRVVIIDTSNEIAGDGDVPHPAIGKARRMQVAHPELQHQVMIEAVENHMPEVIVIDEIGTALEALAARTIAERGVQLVGTAHGNQIENLIKNPTLSDLVGGIQAVTLGDDEARRRGSQKTVLERKAPPTFEIAVEMLERQRWVVHESVADTVDSLLRGHQPSPQVRTVDESGKVKITRQLTPLNGRSQTLAKEESFVPARQSNGWRSSGQMQALPPVSTEPAKLSRHNEFDRLLDESFNYFGDFDEADSKLAGPNGEDLPLHIYPYGVSRGQLEQVVEVLSLPVVLTKDIDSADAILALRSHVKNHAKLRQMAKARQVPIHMIKSSTIPQITRGLRRLLNIDDPEVTDDRELQLFLHSASDDEIDALEEARLAVENIVIPKGQPVELLPRSPQVRKMQHELVEHYRLKSHSFGEEPNRRLRIYPA
- a CDS encoding cyclic nucleotide-binding domain-containing protein, whose amino-acid sequence is MLEPAETVKIFQKQPTIKKFASGQTIFTDGEVGDCMYGILTGEVELYVEGKVVETIHAGDVFGMGALVVPEQTRASTAIAKTDSELAILDRSGFLFAVQETPMFALLVMRSYSERLRTLKRSI
- the pyk gene encoding pyruvate kinase; the protein is MQPLTRHTKVVATIGPASNSREVLTKMIQAGMNVARLNFSHGSYDDHAKTIKLLRSLEKELDIPVTLLQDLQGPKIRVGQLPEGAIALIEGELITLVPVTNFSNQPDTIPIDYPLLAEDAQPGNQVLLDDGLLELKVEQIKVDAVRCRITRGGVLKSRKGVNFPHLNLQLPSLTEKDLQDLDFGLSQGVDYICLSFVRRPEDMHTLKELLAQKGAANKPVIAKLEKPQAIHNLEAIIKECDAVMVARGDLGVEMSPEKVPLIQKRIIRLCNRKGIPVITATQMLESMTHNPRPTRAEASDVANAIIDGTDAVMLSGESAVGEFPVQAIEMLVRIATDIEPDLEFLNNPPAKTDETHALSEALNTIVNVMPLRCIATFTSTGYTAQLAAGERPKVPIVALTPNSTTYHRLNLVWGIRPVLLENEVETFEELTTQVQTILLQRSWVTPGDKILILGGVPTMRPRGTNFLKIHTITEV
- a CDS encoding IS1 family transposase (programmed frameshift) — translated: MECPRCGSCHNRKNGKKRGKQNHICCDCGRQFIDVYKPPRGYSDEIKQECLKMYVNGMGFRGIERVKNVHHTTIIHWVKRVGTQLADTPNSKEIPQVGELDELETFIGFKKNKIWLWTAVNHFTQGILAWVLGDRSSTTFQQLWNIVQCWQSYFYVTDGYPVYPCFVPDGDQIVSKTYMTRVENENTRLRHYLARLHRKTLCYSKTEEMLRYSVRLLLHYLKYRSVPLPA
- a CDS encoding DUF1269 domain-containing protein → MAHLTVLEFPTADGAERLESKLSELQQQHLLDIQDAAIVSWPKGAKKPKTRQLHNLSGLGALDGAFWGLLFGILFFIPILGMAIGAAIGALTASFADVGIDDSFIKKVRDEVTEGTSALFLLTSNEVVDRIAEALKNEDFKIIATNLPKEREDKLKEAFAHS
- a CDS encoding hybrid sensor histidine kinase/response regulator, which translates into the protein MHLIPERDYKANILVVDDTPDNLRLLSAMLTSQGYEVRKALSGKMALTACQMVLPDVILLDINMPEMDGYEVCRQLKANDQTRSIPVIFISALDDVLDKVQAFDVGGVDYITKPFHGVEVVLRIENQLNLCLLQNKLQEKNTLLQKALDDLKASQVQMIQREKMAALGQLVAGIAHEVNNPISFIYGNLEYAGQYVLDLVNLIEAYQQEYPNPTPRIQEIVKQIDLNFLINDQQNLMGAMFRGAERIRSIVEALQNFSRLDEAQMKRVDVHEGIDSTLVMLQHRLKETTNRPAIEVVKEYGNLPLVTCYVSELNQVFMHLLNNAIDALEEHYEQQNSNYRLPITNYQLPSIHIRTMLTTPDTVKICIADNGPGVCESVLSRIFDPFFTTKPPGKGSGLGLAISYQIIVQKHQGKLTCVSPPGTGAEFIVEIPLKQTELN